GGGTTGTCGCGCCCGGTTCCTCCTCATCGCGCTGCGCGCTCTGCATCGTCACCGGGCTGGGTTGTCGCGCCCGGTTCCTCCTCATCGCGCTGCGCGCTCTGCATCGTCACCGGGCTGGGTTGTCGCGCCCGGTTCCTCCTCATCGCGCTGCGCGCTCTGCATCGTCACCGGGCTACAAAGCAAGTGCTTGGTAGGTTAGCCTACAGGGATGCAGGACGTCGAGGAGTTCCGGGCCGAGGTCCGCGAGTGGCTCGCCGAGAACCTGGTTGGCGAATTCGCCAAGCTCAAGGGGCTCGGCGGCCCCGGCCGCGAACACGAGGCGTTCGAGGAGCGGCGTGCCTGGAACCAGCACCTGGCCAAGGCGGGGCTGACCTGCCTGGGCTGGCCGGTCGAGCACGGCGGCCGTGGCTTGTCGGTCGCACACCGGGTCGCCTTCTACGAGGAGTACGCGATTGCCAACGCGCCCGCGAAGGTCAACCATTTCGGCGAGGAACTGCTCGGGCCGACGCTGATCGCTTACGGCACACCCGAACAGCAGCAGCGGTTTTTGCCGAAGATCCTCGACGTCACCGAACTGTGGTGTCAGGGCTACTCGGAACCCGGCGCCGGCAGTGACCTGGCCAACGTGTCCACCACCGCGGTGCTCGACGGCGACCACTGGGTGATCAACGGGCAGAAGGTGTGGACGTCGCTGGCGCACTGGGCGCAGTGGTGTTTCGTGCTGGCGCGCACCGAAAAGGGTTCGAAGCGCCATGCCGGGCTCTCGTATCTGCTAGTTCCGCTCGACCAGCCGGGGGTGAAAATCCACCCGATCGTCCAGCTGACCGCCGACTCGGAGTTCAACGAGGTGTTCTTCGACGACGCCCGCACCGACGCCGACCTGGTGGTCGGCGCACCCGGCGACGGCTGGCGGATCGCGATGGCAACGCTGACTTTCGAACGCGGCGTCTCGACTGTCGGCCAACAGATCGTCTACGCGCGCGAGCTGAACGGCGTCGTCGAACTCGCCAAACGCACGGGCGCTGCTGACGATCCGTTGATCCGGGAACGCCTGACCCGCTCCTGGGCGGGCCTGCGAGCGATGCGCTCCTATGCCTTGGCCACCATGGACGTCGAGCAGCCCGGGCAAGACAACGTCTCAAAGCTGTTGTGGGCCAATTGGCATCGCGAACTAGGTGAGATCGCAATGGACGTGCGGGGCAAGTCGGGCATGGTATTGGAAGGCGGCGATCTCGACGAGTGGCAGCGGCTCTACTTGTTCACTCGCGCCGATACCATTTACGGCGGTTCAAACGAAATCCAGCGCAACATCATTGCCGAGCGGGTGCTCGGCCTGCCCCGAGAGGTCAAGGGATGACGCTTGCCGTCGCACCGAAAGAGGTAGCCGGACACGGACTTTTAGCCGGTAAGGTGGTCGTCGTCACGGCCGCGGCCGGCACCGGCATAGGATCGGCCACCGCCCGTCGCGCACTGATGGAGGGTGCCGACGTCGTCGTATCCGATCACCACGAACGTCGCCTCGGTCAGACAGCCCAGGAGCTGGCGGCGCTGGGCCTGGGCCGTGTCGAGCACGTGCTGTGCGACGTCACCTCCAGCGTGCAGGTCGACGCCCTGATCGCGTCGACCAGCGCACGGATGGGCCGGATGGACGTGCTGGTCAACAACGCCGGGCTGGGCGGGCAGACCCCGGTTGTCGACATGACCGACGAGGAATGGGACCGCGT
This Mycobacterium xenopi DNA region includes the following protein-coding sequences:
- the ipdE1 gene encoding acyl-CoA dehydrogenase IpdE1, translated to MQDVEEFRAEVREWLAENLVGEFAKLKGLGGPGREHEAFEERRAWNQHLAKAGLTCLGWPVEHGGRGLSVAHRVAFYEEYAIANAPAKVNHFGEELLGPTLIAYGTPEQQQRFLPKILDVTELWCQGYSEPGAGSDLANVSTTAVLDGDHWVINGQKVWTSLAHWAQWCFVLARTEKGSKRHAGLSYLLVPLDQPGVKIHPIVQLTADSEFNEVFFDDARTDADLVVGAPGDGWRIAMATLTFERGVSTVGQQIVYARELNGVVELAKRTGAADDPLIRERLTRSWAGLRAMRSYALATMDVEQPGQDNVSKLLWANWHRELGEIAMDVRGKSGMVLEGGDLDEWQRLYLFTRADTIYGGSNEIQRNIIAERVLGLPREVKG